Proteins encoded within one genomic window of Panicum virgatum strain AP13 chromosome 1N, P.virgatum_v5, whole genome shotgun sequence:
- the LOC120654155 gene encoding ubiquitin-like protein 5, whose product MIEVVLNNCLGNKVCVKCNEDDTIGYLKRLVAAQTVMRADKIQIQKWYTIYKDHITLADYEIHDGMDLELYYN is encoded by the coding sequence ATGATCGAGGTGGTGCTGAACAACTGCCTGGGGAACAAGGTGTGCGTCAAGTGCAACGAGGACGACACGATCGGCTACCTGAAGCGGCTGGTGGCGGCGCAGACGGTGATGCGCGCCGACAagatccagatccagaagtGGTACACCATCTACAAGGACCACATCACCCTCGCCGACTACGAGATCCACGACGGCATGGACCTCGAGCTCTACTACAACTAG